Proteins from one Primulina huaijiensis isolate GDHJ02 chromosome 18, ASM1229523v2, whole genome shotgun sequence genomic window:
- the LOC140964457 gene encoding ATP synthase subunit beta, mitochondrial-like: MASRRLLASILRSSAARASRSPFFAAPKPRPLHRPSPAGHFLCRFAAHYATSSAAAATPSASAPSTAGLSGKITDEFTGQGAIGKVCQVIGAVVDVRFDEGLPPILTALEVLDNQIRLVLEVAQHLGENVVRCIAMDGTEGLVRGQRVLNTGSPITVPVGRATLGRIINVIGEPIDHRGDINTEHFLPIHREAPSFVEQATEQQILVTGIKVVDLLAPYQRGGKIGLFGGAGVGKTVLIMELINNVAKAHGGFSVFAGVGERTREGNDLYREMIESGVIKLGDKQAESKCALVYGQMNEPPGARARVGLTGLTVAEHFRDAEGQDVLLFIDNIFRFTQANSEVSALLGRIPSAVGYQPTLATDLGGLQERITTTKKGSITSVQAIYVPADDLTDPAPATTFAHLDATTVLSRQISELGIYPAVDPLDSTSRMLSPHILGEDHYNTARGVQKVLQNYKNLQDIIAILGMDELSEDDKLTVARARKIQRFLSQPFHVAEVFTGAPGKYVELKESVTSFQGVLDGKYDDLSEQSFYMVGGIEEVIAKAEKIAKESSA; encoded by the exons ATGGCTTCTCGGAGGCTGTTAGCCTCGATCCTCCGATCCTCCGCTGCTCGCGCCTCTAGATCCCCATTCTTCGCCGCCCCCAAGCCCCGGCCGCTGCACCGTCCCTCGCCCGCCGGTCACTTCCTGTGCCGCTTTGCTGCTCACTACGCCACATCGTCCGCCGCGGCTGCCACCCCCTCCGCTTCTGCCCCGTCCACGGCTGGGCTGTCTGGGAAAATCACCGATGAGTTCACTGGCCAGGGAGCGATCGGGAAGGTGTGCCAGGTCATCGGAGCCGTTGTCGATGTGAGATTTGACGAGGGTTTACCCCCGATTTTGACGGCTTTGGAAGTGCTGGATAATCAGATAAGGCTTGTTTTGGAGGTGGCGCAGCACTTGGGTGAGAATGTGGTGAGGTGTATTGCTATGGATGGAACTGAAGGATTGGTCCGAGGCCAGCGTGTACTCAACACTGGATCCCCCATTACC GTGCCTGTCGGTAGAGCTACCCTTGGACGTATCATTAACGTCATCGGAGAGCCGATTGATCACAGAGGCGATATTA ACACTGAACACTTTTTACCAATTCACCGTGAAGCTCCTTCCTTTGTGGAGCAAGCAACAGAGCAACAAATTCTCGTCACTGGTATCAAG GTTGTCGACCTTCTTGCACCTTACCAAAGAGGAGGCAAAATTGGTTTATTTGGCGGTGCTGGTGTAGGAAAAACCGTGCTTATCATGGAACTGATTAATAATGTTGCAAAAGCTCATG GTGGTTTCTCTGTCTTTGCTGGTGTAGGAGAACGTACTCGAGAGGGCAATGATTTGTACAGGGAAATGATTGAGAGTGGTGTTATTAAGCTAGGTGACAAGCAG GCTGAGAGCAAGTGTGCCCTTGTCTATGGTCAAATGAATGAACCGCCTGGCGCTCGTGCTCGTGTGGGACTTACTGGACTTACAGTGGCTGAACATTTCCGAGATGCAGAAGGACAAGACGTGCTACTCTTCATTGACAATATCTTCCGTTTTACTCAG GCCAACTCAGAAGTGTCTGCTTTGCTTGGGCGTATCCCATCTGCCGTCGGATATCAACCTACGTTGGCTACCGATCTTGGAGGCCTTCAAGAACGCATTACTACTACTAAGAAAGGTTCCATTACATCCGTCCAAGCCATTTATGTGCCAGCTGATGACTTGACAGATCCAGCCCCTGCAACCACCTTTGCCCACTTGGATGCCACAACTGTGTTATCTCGACAG ATTTCTGAGCTTGGTATCTATCCTGCCGTCGATCCTCTGGACTCAACATCTCGTATGCTTTCCCCACACATTCTGGGAGAGGATCACTACAACACAGCTCGAGGTGTACAGAAAGTCCTCCAAAACTACAAGAATCTTCAAGATATTATTGCCATTCTTGGAATGGATGAGCTTAGTGAAGATGACAAATTGACTGTTGCTCGTGCTCGTAAAATTCAACGGTTCTTGAGCCAGCCTTTCCATGTTGCAGAAGTTTTCACGGGTGCCCCTGGAAAGTATGTAGAGTTGAAAGAGAGCGTCACCAGCTTCCag GGAGTCTTGGACGGAAAATATGACGATCTTTCAGAACAATCTTTTTACATGGTTGGAGGAATCGAAGAGGTCATCGCCAAGGCAGAGAAGATTGCCAAGGAGTCTTCTGCTTAG